A genomic segment from Antedon mediterranea chromosome 6, ecAntMedi1.1, whole genome shotgun sequence encodes:
- the LOC140051315 gene encoding uncharacterized protein: MPVDRSYGGYRIFIGDIGPRISKYDLEREFERYGHMLDVWVARNPPGFAFIVFKYEDDAERAVRGLDGRSVCGRRVRVEHARPQHNRGRHGGSSRYGGGGGGGHHGGGRFGGGRPRRSRSRSRDRRRRSSRSRSRNRNRSRSRDRSRERRRSRSGDKRKSRDRSVSKERKSHSREQKSGSRDRSRDRNSRSRSRKSRSRSRKSRSRSRKSRSKSRSAERKSRSGSREVEQSRDRSRSRSRGSAAGSVKSDRLENGSDRHSRSRSASPIPADD; the protein is encoded by the exons ATGCCGGTAGATCGTTCATATGGTGGTTATCGAATATTCATTGGTGACATTGGACCCAGAATAAGCAAGTATGATCTGGAAAGAGAGTTTGAAAGATACGGCCACATGCTGGACGTGTGGGTAGCCAG AAATCCACCAGGTTTTGCTTTCATAGTTTTTAAATATGAGGATGATGCAGAAAGGGCTGTCCGAGGACTAGATGGCAG atctGTATGTGGTCGTCGAGTTAGAGTTGAACATGCGAGACCACAGCACAACCGTGGACGCCATGGTGGCTCAAGTAGATATGGTGGTGGTGGCGGCGGTGGGCACCATGGTGGTGGCCGTTTCGGTGGTGGTAGACCAAGAAG GTCAAGATCACGATCAAGAGACAGAAGACGCAGATCATCTAGATCAAG ATCGCGCAACAGGAATCGTTCTCGTTCAAGGGACAGATCGCGAGAAAGAAGGCGATCAAG aTCTGGAGATAAGAGGAAAAGTCGTGATCGCAGTGTAAGTAAGGAACGGAAAAGTCACAGTCGTGAACAGAAAAGCGGAAGTCGCGATAGAAGTAGAGATCGCAACAGTCGAAGCAGAAGCCGTAAAAGCAGAAGCAGAAGTCGCAAGAGTAGAAGCAGAAGTCGCAAAAGTAGAAGTAAAAGCAGGAGCGCCGAAAGAAAGAGTCGTAGTGGAAGCCGCGAAGTTGAACAGTCTAGGGACAGAAGTCGTAGCCGCAGTCGTGGATCTGCCGCAGGATCAGTCAAAAGTGACAG ACTTGAAAATGGAAGTGATCGTCACAGTAGATCACGCTCAGCATCTCCGATTCCAGCAGATGACTGA
- the LOC140051324 gene encoding sulfotransferase 1C2-like, translating into MAEKGELSNGCYEYKGIKFVRWLVSPDNLDAMETFEVRPDDIFLITYLKCGTHWAYEIINLILTGGDPDKIDHSRHEAVLEMMYMADKSNRTFGSWYLKLNSMKGRRIIITHLPLSLLPPQVFSKKVKIIYVARNPKDCGVSLYHVKKTIGTPDASSWEAFIGQWIEQKNLEYGGFFPHVLDFWKYRHEPYFLYMKFEDMKKDPRGAIIQFADHLECTLTEEELDRVVYNSDVKNMKKTYEKVEKNIPNGELLTKAMGKAPFIRKGQIGDWKNHYTVAQNEQFDAVIRENLHGTGLAFDFE; encoded by the exons ATGGCAGAGAAAGGTGAACTTTCGAATGGTTGCTATGAGTACAAAGGAATTAAATTTGTACGTTGGTTGGTTTCACCTGATAATTTAGATGCCATGGAAACTTTTGAAGTCAGGCCTGACGATATCTTCTTAATTACCTATCTTAAATGTG GAACACATTGGGCTTATGAAATTATCAATCTGATTTTAACTGGTGGAGATCCTGACAAAATTGACCATAGTCGTCATGAAGCAGTACTTGAAATGATGTATATGGCAGACAAAAGCAATCGGACGTTTGGGTCATGGTATCTGAAGCTTAATTCGATGAAAGGTCGTAGAATTATAATAACACACTTGCCATTATCTCTCTTACCTCCTCAGGTGTTTTCCAAAAAAGTGAAG ATAATCTACGTAGCTCGAAACCCTAAAGATTGTGGCGTTTCATTATACCACGTCAAAAAAACAATTGGAACACCAGATGCATCGTCATGGGAAGCTTTCATTGGTCAATGGATAGAACAAAAGAATT tGGAATATGGCGGCTTTTTTCCACACGTTCTTGATTTTTGGAAATATAGACACGAACCATATTTCTTGTATATGAAGTTTGAGGATATGAAAAAG GACCCTAGAGGAGCGATCATTCAGTTTGCCGATCATTTGGAGTGCACTCTAACTGAAGAAGAACTTGACAGAGTCGTTTATAACTCTGATGTGAAAAACATGAAGAAAACATATGAGAAAGTTGAAAAGAATATACCTAATGGTGAACTCCTTACGAAAGCAATGGGGAAAGCACCTTTTATTCGAAAGG GGCAAATTGGTGATTGGAAGAACCACTATACTGTTGCTCAAAATGAGCAGTTTGATGCTGTGATCAGAGAGAATCTTCATGGAACAGGATTAGCATTTGACTTTGAATGA